In Leptospirillum ferriphilum, the following proteins share a genomic window:
- the phoU gene encoding phosphate signaling complex protein PhoU produces the protein MNRHFDVELQGLKERVTAMGHMVEEQLDGAMKALTDRDVEKAKSIIARDHQVNAMEVGIDEDCIRMIALHQPEARDLRFIITAMKIITDLERMSDLAANVCERVVELKDEPPVTIPAAIYSMAEIGRDMLRKALDAFVMKNTSEALAVCQEDERVNVIYRDLVRSMVQEVSRDPGKTSPVIRLLFVGRSLERFADHATNVAEIIVYLVEGKVIRHIV, from the coding sequence GTGAACAGACATTTCGATGTGGAACTCCAGGGCTTGAAGGAACGGGTCACCGCCATGGGGCATATGGTGGAAGAGCAGCTTGATGGAGCGATGAAAGCCCTGACGGACCGGGATGTGGAGAAAGCAAAGAGCATCATTGCCCGTGACCACCAGGTGAATGCCATGGAAGTCGGGATCGACGAAGACTGTATCCGGATGATCGCATTGCATCAGCCGGAAGCCCGGGATCTTCGCTTCATCATTACGGCCATGAAAATCATCACGGACCTTGAACGGATGAGTGATCTCGCCGCCAACGTGTGCGAGAGAGTTGTCGAACTGAAGGACGAACCCCCCGTGACTATTCCTGCTGCGATCTATTCGATGGCAGAGATTGGTCGCGACATGTTGAGAAAAGCCCTGGATGCCTTCGTGATGAAAAATACGTCCGAGGCCCTGGCCGTTTGCCAGGAAGACGAAAGGGTCAATGTCATCTACCGGGATCTCGTCCGCTCCATGGTGCAGGAGGTTTCCCGGGATCCGGGCAAGACGAGCCCGGTCATCCGGCTCCTGTTTGTTGGGCGTTCTCTGGAACGGTTTGCGGACCATGCAACCAATGTGGCGGAAATTATCGTCTACTTGGTGGAAGGAAAAGTGATCCGTCATATTGTCTGA
- the pstB gene encoding phosphate ABC transporter ATP-binding protein PstB: MARMSVSGFFAYYGDHQALRNISLEIPDRQVLALIGPSGCGKTTFLRSLNRMNDFVKGFSVKGQVTLDDIDIYSSGLHPVVLRRRVGMVFQKPNPFHKSIFENVAYGLRIQGVRSRSILSDRVEQSLRSAALWDEVKDRLNSSAFSLSGGQQQRLCIARALAVEPEVLLLDEPASALDPISTARIEELIQDLKTQYAIVIVTHNMQQAARVSDQTAFFLTGEMVEIGETSKIFTNPSDERTEDYITGRFG; the protein is encoded by the coding sequence ATGGCACGCATGAGCGTTTCCGGTTTTTTTGCCTATTACGGCGACCATCAGGCTCTTCGAAACATCAGTCTCGAGATACCGGACCGGCAGGTTCTGGCTCTGATCGGACCTTCCGGATGCGGGAAAACGACCTTTCTTCGATCTCTGAACCGGATGAACGATTTTGTGAAGGGATTTTCCGTCAAAGGACAGGTGACCCTCGACGATATCGACATCTATTCTTCCGGTCTGCACCCCGTGGTTCTTCGCCGTCGGGTGGGTATGGTGTTCCAGAAACCGAATCCCTTCCACAAGTCCATTTTTGAAAACGTCGCCTATGGACTGCGCATCCAGGGGGTCCGGTCCCGCTCGATTCTGTCCGATCGCGTCGAGCAGTCTCTTCGTTCGGCAGCCTTGTGGGACGAAGTCAAGGACCGTCTGAACAGTTCGGCCTTCTCCCTTTCCGGCGGCCAGCAGCAAAGATTGTGCATTGCCAGGGCTCTTGCGGTGGAGCCGGAAGTTCTGCTTCTGGACGAACCGGCTTCCGCGCTGGATCCGATTTCGACCGCCCGCATCGAGGAACTGATTCAGGATTTAAAAACGCAATATGCTATTGTGATCGTGACGCACAACATGCAGCAGGCGGCGCGTGTGTCGGATCAGACGGCCTTTTTTCTGACGGGGGAAATGGTGGAAATCGGCGAAACATCGAAGATCTTTACCAATCCCTCCGATGAGAGAACTGAAGATTATATAACCGGTCGATTCGGGTGA